In Thermosynechococcus sichuanensis E542, a single genomic region encodes these proteins:
- the ruvA gene encoding Holliday junction branch migration protein RuvA, translating to MFAYLRGTVVAHQSEGGHRSALILDVNGVGYRLLVTSHLLQQYPPSAEVVQIFTHLSVREDQMVLYGFASAAERDLFLRLIRVNGVGPQMALSLLDTLPLPELVQAIVSGNTRRLSRAPGVGNKTAERIALELKAALSAWRQETGLTTAPSGLPTEAIREELELTLLALGYSDREIEAALTAVSQTSTLAKNSDPEVWLREAITWLSANT from the coding sequence GTGTTTGCCTACCTCAGAGGAACTGTTGTCGCCCATCAATCGGAGGGCGGCCATCGCTCTGCCCTGATCCTAGACGTGAATGGGGTTGGCTATCGCTTACTAGTTACCTCCCATCTGTTGCAGCAATACCCGCCGAGTGCTGAGGTGGTGCAGATTTTTACCCATCTTAGTGTCCGTGAGGATCAGATGGTTCTCTATGGCTTTGCCTCGGCAGCGGAGCGAGATCTCTTTTTGCGTTTGATCCGCGTCAATGGGGTTGGGCCACAGATGGCACTATCGTTGCTGGATACGCTACCTTTGCCAGAGCTGGTGCAGGCAATTGTGAGTGGCAATACCCGTCGTCTCAGCCGCGCACCCGGAGTGGGCAATAAAACTGCTGAGCGCATTGCCTTGGAACTGAAAGCCGCCCTGAGTGCTTGGCGACAGGAAACGGGGTTAACAACGGCTCCCTCTGGCTTGCCTACGGAAGCAATTCGTGAAGAACTGGAGTTGACGCTTTTAGCCTTGGGCTATAGCGATCGCGAGATTGAAGCTGCCCTCACAGCCGTCAGCCAAACGAGCACCCTTGCCAAGAATAGCGATCCAGAGGTGTGGCTCCGGGAAGCCATCACATGGCTAAGTGCCAATACATAG
- the dcm gene encoding DNA (cytosine-5-)-methyltransferase: protein MGQPTFIDLFAGIGGMRLGFTQAGGCCVFSSEWNKFAQITYEANFGEVPAGDITQIASEEIPDHDILLAGFPCQPFSIAGVSKHNALGIHHGFQHPTQGNLFFEIARILNDKRPRAFLLENVKNLQSHDRGRTFQRIQQILNDLGYYIYYQVINAVHFVPQHRERIFIVGFREPLEFTFPQLPIQQHSVKDILEPSVDAKYTLSNHLWQYLQNYAEKHRARGNGFGYGLVDLEGVTRTLSARYYKDGSEILIPQENKNPRRLTPRECARLMGFPDSFKIVASDTRAYQQFGNSVVVPLVKVIADEILKSLKQGKLLKQTRQLTLF, encoded by the coding sequence ATGGGGCAGCCAACCTTTATTGACCTATTTGCTGGCATCGGTGGCATGCGGCTCGGTTTTACCCAAGCAGGTGGTTGCTGTGTTTTTAGCTCAGAGTGGAATAAGTTTGCCCAGATAACCTACGAAGCAAACTTTGGCGAAGTGCCAGCAGGAGACATTACTCAAATCGCCTCAGAGGAGATTCCCGACCATGACATATTACTTGCAGGGTTTCCCTGTCAGCCCTTTAGCATTGCAGGTGTCAGCAAGCATAATGCCTTAGGGATCCACCATGGTTTTCAGCACCCGACTCAAGGCAATCTATTTTTTGAAATTGCCAGAATTCTCAACGATAAACGCCCCAGAGCTTTTTTGCTAGAAAATGTGAAAAATCTGCAAAGCCACGATCGCGGTAGAACGTTTCAAAGGATTCAACAAATTCTAAATGATTTGGGATACTACATCTATTACCAAGTCATCAACGCTGTTCATTTTGTGCCTCAACATCGGGAAAGGATTTTTATTGTGGGTTTTAGAGAACCTCTTGAATTTACATTTCCTCAGTTACCAATTCAGCAACATAGCGTTAAGGATATTCTGGAACCGTCAGTAGATGCTAAATATACGTTGAGCAATCATCTGTGGCAGTATTTGCAAAACTATGCTGAAAAGCATCGTGCCCGGGGTAATGGATTTGGCTATGGTCTAGTTGATTTAGAGGGTGTCACCCGAACATTAAGCGCAAGGTATTACAAAGATGGCTCGGAAATCCTCATTCCCCAAGAAAACAAGAATCCGCGCCGCCTGACGCCAAGGGAATGTGCCCGCTTAATGGGGTTTCCCGACTCTTTTAAGATTGTAGCGAGTGATACAAGGGCATACCAGCAGTTTGGTAATTCAGTCGTGGTACCCCTTGTGAAAGTCATTGCTGATGAAATATTAAAATCCCTAAAGCAAGGAAAGTTATTAAAACAAACTAGGCAGCTTACGCTTTTCTAA